Genomic DNA from Shouchella patagoniensis:
TGAGATGAAATAAAGGAGGGAATCTATAATGAAGAATAAGTTCTTAAAAAGGGTAGGCATGGCAGGAGTGATTATTCTCTTATACATGGCATTTGGTGAAGAGAGAGGATTGGCGCAAACTGGATTTCAAGTGACTGGGACACAGTTGTTTGATGGAGAGGGCAATCCGTATGTGATGCGTGGAGTCAATCACGGACATTCATGGTTCAAACAAGACCTTGATACAGCAATACCAGCTATTGCAGAGACTGGCGCTAATACGGTGAGAATCGTTTTATCGAATGGCCAACAATGGGAGCGAGATTCCGCAGCGGAAGTTGAGAGAGTGCTTGCAGCTACAGAAGAGGAAGGCTTAACGGCTGTACTTGAAGTTCACGATGCGACGGGAAGTGATGACCCCAACGATTTGTTTACTGCGGTCGAGTATTGGAAACAGTTAGCGGCTGTTTTAAAAGGAATAGAAGATCGTGTTATTATTAATATTGCGAATGAATGGTATGGATCATGGGCAAGTGAAGTATGGGCAAATGCGTATCGGCAAGCAATTCCGGATTTAAGAGATGCGGGGATTACACATACATTGATGGTGGATGCCGCGGGTTGGGGACAATACCCTGCCTCCATTCATCAGCGTGGTGCAGATGTACTAGCATCAGATCCACTTAAGAATACGATGTTTTCCATTCACATGTATGAATATGCTGGCTCAGATCAAACAACTGTTGAGCGTAATATAAATGGTGTTTTGGAACAAAATCTAGCTGTTGTTATCGGAGAATTCGGTCATCTTCATCATGATGGTGATGTTGATGAGGATGCAATCCTCTCTTATACGGCTGAACGCCAAGTTGGTTGGCTGGCCTGGTCGTGGTATGGCAACGGAGGTGGAGTCGAATACCTTGATCTAGCAAATGGACCAGGAGGAGCGCTGACTAGTTGGGGAGAACGAATTGTAAATGGGCCGAATGGACTTAGAGATAGGATGTATTAAGTGAAAACGAATCTGCTCATGGGCAGATTCGTTTTTCTGTTTGATAATTATTGTTATAAATTGTTAGAAACAACAGTTTCAAAAAACAGTAAACACCCTAATTCATATTTGGATTAGGACTGTTCTATGTGATTTTAAATTAACCGCTCTCATTCACGCTACCTTTAAGCAATAATAGACCTCATTCATAGAATAGCTTACCTTTTTTTAGTAGTTAGTTATGGAATTACGGTAAAAAAAGTAAAACTTAGAAATGAAGCAGACGGTAAGACTATGTAATCATCAAATTGAAAGCGAAACCGTTTTAGTTAATTGTTTTTAAGAAGATGTGATGATTGTGTAAATGAAGCCAATCTTTGTTCAATCCGTGTTTAAATGAACGTACATTCTAAGGAGGAGGCAATTCAGCATGAAGCAAGTTGAGTTGGTAGGAATATCGAAATCCTATGATAAACAAAAGAATGTTCTTAATGAAATCAACGTATCGATTAAAAAAGGAGAGTTCTTTGTATTAGTGGGACCATCGGGTTGCGGCAAAAGCACATTACTTCGTATGGTCGCTGGACTTGAAGAAATTACTGGTGGGACATTGCTACTAAACGGACAAGAAGCAAATATGTTGGTACCAAAAGATCGAAATCTATCGATGGTTTTTCAGAATTATGCGCTGTACCCTCATCTCACGGTAGAACAGAATATTTTATTTGGTCTTCATGCCAAAAAGGTGAACAAAATGGAACAACAAAGACGGATAGAAGAGGCAGCAAAGATGATGGGTCTAGAGGATCTATTAACACGAAAGCCAAAAGAACTGTCAGGAGGTCAGAGGCAACGAGTCGCATTAGCACGCGCGGTTGTTAGTGAAGCACCCCTTTGCTTGATGGATGAACCATTATCAAATTTGGATGCTAAACTACGTGCTCATATGAGAATTGAAATTCGAAGGTTGCAACGTAAGCTTGGATTAACAATGATTTATGTGACACATGACCAAGTAGAAGCGATGACGATGGGTGACCGAATTATGGTATTAAATGACGGTGTCATTCAGCAAATAGGAAGTCCGATTGACTTATACAATAAGCCAGAAAATCAGTTTGTAGCGACTTTTATCGGTTCACCAAAGATGAATACGGCAGAAGTTTTTATTAATCACAATAAGAAAGAATTAGAAATTAAAGATTCGCTCGTTTTACCATTGCCAGAAAATTGGACAGAATTAGTCGATCAAGCAGTAATCGGCATTCGGTCTGAACATATTCAATATGAACAGGGTAAGGTTAGCCATTATTTAGAGGTCGCAAGTGTGGAACAACTTGGCAATGAGACGTTGATTGCTTTTATTGTTGGTAATGAGTTTTGGACAGCTAAATGGCCGGGACAGTGGTCAATTAAAACAGGAGACCAGGTTCCAGTTAGATTAGATTTTAATCATTTCCATTTTTTTGATTCCAAGAGCGGAGGATTGCTTCAGTCGGCAAGAGCACAATCGATGCAAGAGGTTGTTTTATGAGTCAGTTAGAAAAGAGAGTCACCTCTTCAGATCGATTGTTTCAGAGACAAAAGCAAAAACAAGGACGCTTGAACTTTGGAAAAGGAATGCTTTTTTTGCTGCCATCGTTATTTCTGTTTAGTGTTTTCTTGTTTTATCCAATGGCTAGAACACTCTACCTAAGCTTCTTTTTAACGGATAATCGTGGTATGGCGACTGTTTTTGTTGGTTTTGATAACTTTTCTCGCATTTTTTCTTCTGACATCTTTGTTAAATCACTTACGTCGACATTCTTATTTGTTCTTTATACCGTACCAGGCACCATTATTATTGCGTTATTTCTAGCGATTCTAGCAAATGAGAAGCTTAAGGGTGTTGGCGTTTTTAGAATGATTTTTTCTTCAACAATGGGTATCTCAGTTGCTGCGGCATCCGTTTTTTGGTTGTTTTTATTCCATCCAAGTTTAGGGTTTTTAAATCAAATACTTCGTTGGCTTGGTGTCGATGCAATTGGGTGGTTGACTGACCCTAATTGGGCACTATTTTCAGTCTCGATATCAACGATATGGATGAATATTGGCTTTACGTTTCTAATAATGCTCGGTGGCCTTCAGTCGATTGACCGTTATTTGTACGAATCGGCCGATATTGACGGAGCTGGTTATTTTTATAAATTGCGTAGAATTACGATTCCGATGCTGTCTCCAACCTTATTTTTTGTAGTGACTGTTACAATGATTAATGCGTTTCAAACATTTGGGCAAATTGATATGTTAACAAGAGGCGGGCCACAAAATGAGACCAACTTACTCGTTTATTCTATTTACCGGGAAGCCTTTGTTAATTATCAATACGGAACGGCTAGTGCACAGGCAGTGATCTTATTTGCGATTATTTTAATTATGACACTCATTCAATTTAAGCTTGGTGAAAAGAAGGTGCATTACCAATGATGATGACATGGAAACGAAAACTGCTTTTTTACTTACTTCTTACTGTGTCTGCAGTTGTTTTGTTTGCACCGGCCATTTTAGCTTTTTTAATGAGCTTTATGACAAGTCAAGACACCCTTACAGGGCAAATAATTCCAACAGTTTGGACGTTGGAAAACTACATTCAAGCTTTCCAACGTTTTCCACTTTTAAACTATTTGCTTAATAGTTTAATCGTTTCTCTTGTCATAATGCTGGGACAGTTAATTCTGTGTAGTCTTGCTGCGTATGCTTTTGTGTTTTTAAAGTTCAAAGGACGTGACACTTTGTTTTTTGTCTTTATTGCAACGATGATGATTCCGTTTGAAGCCTCTATTATCCCTAATTTTCAAACGATACGTGAACTAGGATTATTAAATACATATCCAGGTCTAACATTGCCGTTTTTTGCAATAGCGTTTGGTACTTTTTTATTGCGACAGACGTTTAAACAAATTCCGATTGAATTAAAAGAAGCGAGTCAAATTGCTGGAATTGGTGATTTCAAATTTTATTTAACGGTTGTACTTCCAGTGGCGCGGACAAGCCTTGTAACACTTGGTATATATGGTTTTCTTACTTCGTGGAACATGTATTTATGGCCTTTGCTCGCTACAACAAATGATTCAGTGCGGACGGTTCAAATTGGCTTAAAACAGTTGCAGTCGCAAGAAACATTAAATCAATGGGGGGTTGTTATGGCAGGTGCAGTTATTGTTATTCTGCCAACATTAATTCTACTATTTTTAGGTCAGAAAAAACTTCAGCGAGGTCTTGCTGAAGGAGCAATTAAATAAAAAACAATGTGTTGTGAGGAGAGATGGGACAATGAAAAGGAAATTGGGATTATTAGTTAGTACCGCAAGCTTGGTTGCCTTAGTGGCATGTGGATCAGCGGATTCAACGGGTGGTGCAGATGGGAAAACAGTCGTAACATTTTGGCACTCTATGGGTGGACCGGCTCAAGTAGCATTGGATCAAATTGTTTCCTCTTATAATGAATCGCAGGATGAAGTACAAGTAAATGCAGAATTCCAAGGAACGTATGAGGAGTCTTTGCCAAAGTTCCATAGTGTAGGTGGGACTGAAGATGCACCAACTATTATACAAGTGCAAGAAATCGGCTCGATGTCGATGATTAATAGTGGAAATATTGAACCAATCCAACGCTTTATTGATGAGGAAGGTTACGATATGAGTGGCTTAGAAGAGAATATTACGAATTACTATAATATTGATGATCAGTTTTATTCAATGCCATTTAATTCATCTACGCCTGTTATGTACTACAACAAAGATGCATTTACCGCTGCGGGACTTGATCCAGAAGCCCCACCTGAGACATATGAAGAGATTGAAGAAGCAAGTAAGAAGATAATAGAAGCAAACGATGGGATGCGAGGTTTTGCACTTCAAGCTTACGGCTGGTTATTTGAAGAGTTGTTAGCGAATCAAGGTGGACATTTGCTAAACAATGAAAATGGGCGTTCGGAGTTAGCTACAGAGGTTGCTTTTGACGATGAAAAGGGTAGATCAATCTTTCATTGGGTGGAACGAATGATTGAGGAAGAAACATTTATGAATTATGGCACAAACGCCGACAATATGGTGGCAGGATTTTTGGCCGGAGAAGTTGCAATGTTTATGCAAT
This window encodes:
- a CDS encoding carbohydrate ABC transporter permease codes for the protein MSQLEKRVTSSDRLFQRQKQKQGRLNFGKGMLFLLPSLFLFSVFLFYPMARTLYLSFFLTDNRGMATVFVGFDNFSRIFSSDIFVKSLTSTFLFVLYTVPGTIIIALFLAILANEKLKGVGVFRMIFSSTMGISVAAASVFWLFLFHPSLGFLNQILRWLGVDAIGWLTDPNWALFSVSISTIWMNIGFTFLIMLGGLQSIDRYLYESADIDGAGYFYKLRRITIPMLSPTLFFVVTVTMINAFQTFGQIDMLTRGGPQNETNLLVYSIYREAFVNYQYGTASAQAVILFAIILIMTLIQFKLGEKKVHYQ
- a CDS encoding carbohydrate ABC transporter permease — encoded protein: MTWKRKLLFYLLLTVSAVVLFAPAILAFLMSFMTSQDTLTGQIIPTVWTLENYIQAFQRFPLLNYLLNSLIVSLVIMLGQLILCSLAAYAFVFLKFKGRDTLFFVFIATMMIPFEASIIPNFQTIRELGLLNTYPGLTLPFFAIAFGTFLLRQTFKQIPIELKEASQIAGIGDFKFYLTVVLPVARTSLVTLGIYGFLTSWNMYLWPLLATTNDSVRTVQIGLKQLQSQETLNQWGVVMAGAVIVILPTLILLFLGQKKLQRGLAEGAIK
- a CDS encoding ABC transporter ATP-binding protein, whose translation is MKQVELVGISKSYDKQKNVLNEINVSIKKGEFFVLVGPSGCGKSTLLRMVAGLEEITGGTLLLNGQEANMLVPKDRNLSMVFQNYALYPHLTVEQNILFGLHAKKVNKMEQQRRIEEAAKMMGLEDLLTRKPKELSGGQRQRVALARAVVSEAPLCLMDEPLSNLDAKLRAHMRIEIRRLQRKLGLTMIYVTHDQVEAMTMGDRIMVLNDGVIQQIGSPIDLYNKPENQFVATFIGSPKMNTAEVFINHNKKELEIKDSLVLPLPENWTELVDQAVIGIRSEHIQYEQGKVSHYLEVASVEQLGNETLIAFIVGNEFWTAKWPGQWSIKTGDQVPVRLDFNHFHFFDSKSGGLLQSARAQSMQEVVL
- a CDS encoding glycoside hydrolase family 5 protein, with product MKNKFLKRVGMAGVIILLYMAFGEERGLAQTGFQVTGTQLFDGEGNPYVMRGVNHGHSWFKQDLDTAIPAIAETGANTVRIVLSNGQQWERDSAAEVERVLAATEEEGLTAVLEVHDATGSDDPNDLFTAVEYWKQLAAVLKGIEDRVIINIANEWYGSWASEVWANAYRQAIPDLRDAGITHTLMVDAAGWGQYPASIHQRGADVLASDPLKNTMFSIHMYEYAGSDQTTVERNINGVLEQNLAVVIGEFGHLHHDGDVDEDAILSYTAERQVGWLAWSWYGNGGGVEYLDLANGPGGALTSWGERIVNGPNGLRDRMY
- a CDS encoding ABC transporter substrate-binding protein → MKRKLGLLVSTASLVALVACGSADSTGGADGKTVVTFWHSMGGPAQVALDQIVSSYNESQDEVQVNAEFQGTYEESLPKFHSVGGTEDAPTIIQVQEIGSMSMINSGNIEPIQRFIDEEGYDMSGLEENITNYYNIDDQFYSMPFNSSTPVMYYNKDAFTAAGLDPEAPPETYEEIEEASKKIIEANDGMRGFALQAYGWLFEELLANQGGHLLNNENGRSELATEVAFDDEKGRSIFHWVERMIEEETFMNYGTNADNMVAGFLAGEVAMFMQSSAQSRDVIDNAPFEVGVGFIPYPENAEREGVVIGGASLWMSTGKDAKEQEAAWDFMKYMATPEIQAEWHVGTGYFAINPAAYEEQVVQDAYVDMPQLQTAVQQLQETTPSVATQGALMDMIPEERKIIETALESVYNGEDADQAFEDAVDQVNAAIEQSNKARGN